From the genome of Pseudomonadota bacterium, one region includes:
- the tsaB gene encoding tRNA (adenosine(37)-N6)-threonylcarbamoyltransferase complex dimerization subunit type 1 TsaB, which translates to MDKSKKILVFDTSANACSVALWANGKVVCSCFQVMSRGHSEALAPMISEVFEKYDGSDIDAGDLSAIAVTIGPGTFTGIRIGLAMARALALPRRLPVIGLTNFDVVFWQAPKSKGPTLVVLETKREDFYAQIFSENKEPVQGPMALTAEEIQIRLPDEPITLIGDGAERLDQKLVDFGREPSRLFGDVEPVAMEFAELASKRFDSGVYADPEPLYLRAPSVTVLARK; encoded by the coding sequence TTGGATAAATCCAAAAAAATTCTTGTCTTTGATACGTCTGCAAATGCATGCTCAGTAGCGCTTTGGGCTAACGGAAAAGTAGTTTGTTCGTGTTTTCAGGTAATGTCACGTGGCCACTCTGAGGCTCTCGCTCCCATGATATCAGAGGTTTTTGAGAAATACGATGGCAGCGATATTGATGCGGGTGACTTAAGTGCGATTGCAGTAACAATTGGGCCTGGCACCTTCACGGGAATACGTATAGGGCTCGCAATGGCTAGAGCCCTAGCATTACCTCGTCGGCTACCCGTCATCGGTTTGACAAACTTTGACGTTGTTTTCTGGCAGGCACCTAAAAGCAAAGGACCAACATTAGTTGTACTTGAGACCAAGCGAGAGGACTTTTATGCCCAGATTTTTTCAGAAAACAAAGAGCCAGTTCAGGGCCCAATGGCACTGACAGCGGAAGAAATCCAGATACGATTGCCAGATGAACCGATAACACTCATTGGTGATGGAGCAGAACGTTTAGATCAAAAGTTAGTCGACTTTGGCCGGGAGCCCTCGCGTCTTTTTGGCGATGTGGAACCGGTAGCCATGGAATTTGCTGAATTAGCCAGCAAGCGCTTTGACAGTGGCGTTTACGCCGACCCCGAACCACTGTATTTGCGAGCGCCTAGCGTAACTGTTTTGGCCAGAAAGTAG
- a CDS encoding MucR family transcriptional regulator, whose product MTESSATEVKREDLLGYTSEIVAAHVSNNTVAISDLPGLIEQIYRTLASIGGVDLSAGDRPTPAVPLKKSITPDYIVCLEDGKKLKMLKRHLKTAYDMTPEEYRERWGLSPDYPMVAPNYAKQRSRLAKEIGLGTRSRRRIEM is encoded by the coding sequence ATGACCGAGTCTTCGGCCACCGAAGTAAAGCGGGAGGATCTTCTGGGTTATACTTCGGAGATTGTAGCCGCACATGTGTCAAATAACACTGTGGCTATTTCAGACCTTCCGGGATTGATTGAGCAGATATATCGGACACTGGCGTCTATTGGTGGGGTTGATTTGAGCGCTGGCGACCGTCCAACGCCGGCGGTGCCGCTTAAAAAGTCAATCACACCTGATTATATCGTTTGTTTGGAAGATGGTAAAAAACTAAAGATGCTCAAACGGCACCTTAAAACGGCCTATGACATGACGCCAGAAGAGTATAGGGAGCGTTGGGGTTTGTCTCCAGATTATCCCATGGTGGCCCCCAATTATGCAAAACAGCGTAGTCGTTTGGCAAAAGAAATTGGTCTTGGCACTAGATCACGTAGGCGTATAGAGATGTAG
- a CDS encoding polysaccharide deacetylase family protein — MNLLRKIKNKLYHGLLCSILMGPILFVSPSDVLASNSAIVLLYHRFSSPVQSGTSLSKDNFSDHIRELSSGNYAVLPLAQLIKKLDVGTTLPKRSVVITIDDAYESFLSIAWPLLKEAGLPATLFLTTQPINSGKKGYLNWSQIKTLTKEGVSIGLKAHSQRRLATLTPQEVVREIRTARALISKNLGVKPIAFAFPYGLASESAQKVVRAEGYKAGFGQHSGVLHRKTYRYYLPRFSFTDAYGDIDRFKTVVNALELPVVDLTPSNPLLSPDINPPNIGFTILPKVNNLDSLACYHSKFGKIKTQKLGSSRIEIRFGEPFSKGRSRINCTIRTEDGRWRWFGMQYYLPK, encoded by the coding sequence ATGAACCTTTTAAGAAAAATTAAAAACAAACTTTATCACGGACTGTTGTGTTCGATTTTAATGGGGCCCATTTTATTTGTCTCGCCTTCGGATGTCCTTGCTTCGAATTCTGCGATTGTTCTTCTTTACCACAGGTTTTCAAGTCCCGTTCAATCTGGAACTTCACTCAGTAAAGACAACTTTTCTGACCACATCAGAGAGCTATCGTCGGGTAATTATGCCGTCTTGCCGCTCGCTCAACTGATAAAAAAGTTAGATGTAGGTACAACGCTGCCAAAACGCTCTGTTGTTATCACAATTGATGATGCATATGAGTCTTTCCTAAGTATTGCTTGGCCATTGCTGAAAGAAGCAGGCCTACCAGCAACTCTTTTTTTGACAACTCAGCCTATTAACTCTGGGAAAAAGGGCTACTTAAACTGGTCTCAAATTAAAACATTGACCAAAGAAGGCGTTTCGATCGGATTGAAGGCACATAGTCAGAGGCGCTTAGCAACGCTCACACCGCAGGAGGTGGTACGTGAAATTAGAACTGCTCGCGCTCTCATTTCTAAAAATCTTGGTGTAAAACCCATAGCTTTTGCATTTCCTTACGGACTGGCCAGCGAATCAGCGCAAAAAGTAGTGCGAGCGGAGGGTTACAAAGCAGGCTTTGGTCAACACTCTGGCGTCCTGCACCGAAAAACCTATCGGTATTACCTGCCGCGCTTTTCTTTTACAGATGCATATGGTGATATTGACAGATTTAAAACAGTTGTAAATGCACTGGAATTGCCAGTTGTCGACCTTACGCCAAGTAATCCATTATTATCACCTGATATAAACCCACCGAACATAGGTTTTACCATTCTACCAAAAGTCAACAATCTCGACAGCTTAGCATGCTACCATTCAAAATTTGGTAAGATTAAAACACAGAAACTTGGATCAAGCCGAATAGAAATTCGATTTGGGGAACCGTTCTCAAAAGGACGTTCTCGTATTAATTGTACTATTCGAACTGAAGACGGCCGTTGGCGTTGGTTTGGAATGCAATATTACCTTCCAAAGTAG
- a CDS encoding GNAT family N-acetyltransferase, with amino-acid sequence MSGIVVVPSEQASWPALADLYRECFDEPWPLVSIENLLRPPGCWALLAEISDSDLIIPAGFALARIVCDEAEVLSLGVSPRFRRRGVAKALMQEVLSCARDKCAASLYLEVGIDNNAALTFYKKMNFKTIARRKGYYRRADRSQVDALVMKIVL; translated from the coding sequence GTGTCTGGTATCGTAGTGGTTCCTTCTGAGCAAGCGTCTTGGCCGGCTTTGGCGGATCTCTATCGTGAATGTTTTGATGAACCTTGGCCTCTTGTTTCCATTGAAAATTTGCTTCGGCCCCCAGGATGCTGGGCTCTGTTGGCAGAAATTTCAGATAGCGATTTAATAATACCCGCTGGGTTCGCTTTGGCGCGTATTGTTTGTGATGAGGCTGAAGTTCTTAGCCTTGGAGTCTCGCCTAGGTTTCGTCGGCGCGGTGTAGCTAAAGCTTTAATGCAAGAGGTGTTGAGTTGTGCGCGGGATAAATGTGCAGCTTCTTTGTATCTAGAGGTTGGAATTGATAACAACGCTGCTTTAACCTTTTACAAGAAGATGAATTTCAAAACGATCGCTCGCCGCAAGGGGTACTATCGACGCGCTGACCGTTCCCAAGTTGACGCTTTAGTGATGAAAATAGTTCTATGA
- a CDS encoding NifU family protein, translating into MFIQTEETPNPATMKFLPGREVINSGTADFTTITDAEKKSPLALRIFNIDGIEGVFFGSDFITVTKSDSKEWHVLKPTVLGAIMEHFTAGLPILNESALSQDHDAAAETEGDDVEIIGQIKELIDTRVRPAVAMDGGDIVFDSFDGGIVYLQMQGACAGCPSSTATLKMGIENMLKHYIPEVVEVRAVGF; encoded by the coding sequence ATGTTCATTCAGACCGAAGAAACTCCCAATCCGGCAACAATGAAATTTTTGCCTGGGCGAGAGGTAATCAATAGCGGCACTGCTGATTTTACGACGATTACCGACGCTGAAAAAAAATCACCCTTAGCCTTACGTATATTCAATATTGACGGGATTGAAGGCGTTTTTTTTGGGTCAGATTTTATAACGGTTACCAAAAGCGATTCAAAAGAATGGCATGTCCTCAAGCCCACAGTTTTAGGCGCTATCATGGAGCATTTCACGGCAGGTTTGCCAATTTTAAATGAAAGCGCGCTATCGCAAGATCATGATGCTGCTGCGGAAACAGAAGGGGATGATGTAGAAATTATAGGACAAATCAAGGAGTTGATTGACACAAGAGTGCGTCCAGCTGTGGCTATGGATGGTGGAGATATTGTATTTGACAGCTTCGATGGAGGAATAGTCTACCTTCAGATGCAGGGCGCATGTGCCGGTTGCCCAAGTTCAACAGCTACTTTGAAAATGGGGATTGAAAATATGCTAAAGCATTATATTCCAGAGGTGGTAGAGGTGAGGGCTGTTGGTTTCTAA
- a CDS encoding glycine/sarcosine/betaine reductase selenoprotein B family protein translates to MVRLKDIPALDAKHLREKECPVFDNEPFVSGPALEDRRVAIVTTAGLHRRKDKNFLLQDTGYRVIPGDIDLNDIVMTHTSVNYDRTGFQQDINVVFPLDRLRELEDEGKIGSIGKFHYSLMGAGWLPHEIKPTCHELAGLLREDNVNAVLLVPV, encoded by the coding sequence ATGGTTCGATTGAAAGACATTCCCGCACTTGACGCCAAGCATTTGCGTGAAAAGGAGTGTCCCGTTTTCGATAACGAGCCATTTGTTTCGGGCCCCGCTCTCGAGGACCGAAGAGTGGCGATTGTTACAACGGCCGGGCTTCACAGGCGAAAGGACAAAAACTTTCTCCTACAGGATACGGGGTACAGGGTAATCCCTGGAGACATAGATCTAAACGATATCGTAATGACCCACACTTCCGTGAATTACGACCGTACCGGATTTCAGCAAGATATTAACGTTGTTTTCCCACTTGATAGATTGCGCGAACTTGAGGACGAGGGAAAAATTGGATCTATTGGCAAGTTTCACTATTCTTTGATGGGGGCAGGGTGGCTTCCGCATGAGATTAAGCCCACTTGTCATGAGCTTGCGGGTTTGCTTCGTGAAGACAATGTGAACGCAGTTTTATTGGTGCCGGTTTGA
- a CDS encoding Fur family transcriptional regulator, whose amino-acid sequence MGAPIERLCEKKGLKMTGQRRIIAQVLAESDDHPNVDQVFSRASEVDPRISLATVYRTVRLFEESGIVTRRDFGDGKARYEESSDDHHDHLIDVESGEVFCFHDAAMEKLREKLAKSLGYELVDHRLELYARPLKIKK is encoded by the coding sequence ATGGGCGCACCAATAGAGCGGCTCTGCGAGAAAAAGGGCCTTAAAATGACGGGGCAACGGCGGATAATTGCGCAAGTTTTGGCGGAATCAGACGATCATCCCAATGTTGACCAGGTTTTTTCTAGAGCTTCCGAAGTGGACCCACGGATAAGTTTGGCTACCGTTTACCGAACAGTTCGGTTGTTTGAAGAATCTGGAATAGTTACACGTCGTGATTTTGGTGACGGCAAAGCACGTTACGAGGAGTCTTCAGATGATCACCACGATCACCTAATTGATGTGGAAAGTGGTGAGGTGTTTTGTTTTCATGATGCTGCGATGGAAAAACTTCGCGAGAAACTTGCTAAATCTCTGGGCTATGAGCTCGTTGATCATCGCTTAGAATTGTATGCGAGGCCGCTCAAAATAAAAAAATAA
- the trpS gene encoding tryptophan--tRNA ligase — protein MKLVFSGIQPTGNLHIGNYLGAVRNWIALQERFECIFCIVDMHAITVWQDPSVLAENTREVAAALIAAGIDPKTQILFNQSSNPDHANLSWILNCVARLGWLNRMTQFKEKAGKNRENASVGLYTYPNLMAADILVYRATHVPVGEDQKQHLELARDIAQKFNSDYGSDFFPLPEPLIMGEATRVMSLRDGARKMSKSDPSDLSRINLSDSADAVAQKIRKAKTDPNPLPDSIADLSGRPEADNLISIYAAFAGISREDSISINSGKQFSDFKRDLTDLAVSVLEPINKEMSKLLSEPEHIDGILANGSERAIDVSRPVMEKVFRAVGFRSY, from the coding sequence ATGAAACTGGTATTTTCAGGTATCCAGCCAACTGGAAATTTACACATTGGTAATTATTTAGGAGCAGTCCGTAATTGGATTGCGTTACAGGAAAGATTTGAATGCATTTTCTGCATCGTTGATATGCACGCCATAACGGTCTGGCAGGATCCAAGCGTGCTTGCTGAAAATACACGAGAGGTTGCGGCAGCTCTTATTGCTGCCGGTATTGACCCAAAAACTCAAATTCTTTTCAATCAAAGCAGTAACCCAGACCACGCGAACCTCTCTTGGATACTCAATTGTGTTGCTAGGTTAGGCTGGCTTAATAGAATGACACAATTTAAGGAAAAGGCTGGGAAAAATCGAGAGAATGCTTCGGTAGGGTTGTACACATATCCTAACCTTATGGCTGCGGATATCTTAGTCTATCGAGCCACTCACGTACCGGTTGGGGAGGACCAGAAACAACATTTAGAATTAGCCCGTGACATCGCTCAAAAATTCAATAGTGACTATGGGTCTGATTTCTTTCCGCTACCAGAACCGCTAATCATGGGTGAGGCAACAAGGGTAATGTCCCTTCGAGACGGTGCTAGGAAGATGTCCAAATCTGATCCCTCAGATTTGAGTCGGATCAACCTGAGTGATAGCGCAGACGCAGTTGCTCAAAAAATTCGCAAGGCAAAGACTGACCCAAACCCCTTACCCGATTCTATTGCAGATCTATCGGGGCGGCCAGAAGCCGACAACTTGATCAGCATTTATGCTGCGTTTGCCGGCATAAGCAGAGAAGATTCTATATCAATTAATTCCGGCAAGCAATTTTCAGATTTTAAGAGGGATCTGACCGACCTTGCAGTGTCTGTCCTCGAGCCAATCAACAAAGAAATGAGTAAACTGCTCTCAGAACCAGAGCATATTGATGGGATCCTTGCTAATGGAAGCGAACGCGCGATAGATGTTTCGAGACCAGTGATGGAAAAGGTTTTTCGAGCGGTGGGATTTCGGTCCTATTGA
- a CDS encoding GNAT family N-acyltransferase, protein MTQSIPQSTFNASSATHESCSSDFEIVKGSLSVRLARDMGEINAALALRYRIFYEEMQARPTMEMAMRKRDFDEYDNFADHLLVFDSELGRGPEAVVGTYRLIRRSAAKSCGGFYSASEYDINVLTRLPDEILELGRSCVNADYRDRRVINLLWEGITAYCVAHNIRFLFGCGSIPGCDPTTLKIPLSYLYHYHLAPEEIRPRALPQRHIEMNQSLIGEIDQKTGLKSVPPLIKGYLRIGGFVGDGAVIDEQFQTTDVCIVVQTKLIKEKYARYFERRGSNFQAI, encoded by the coding sequence ATGACCCAATCCATTCCCCAGTCCACTTTTAATGCTTCTTCTGCAACCCACGAGAGTTGTTCTTCTGATTTTGAGATCGTAAAGGGAAGTCTTTCGGTTCGATTAGCACGCGATATGGGGGAAATAAATGCCGCACTCGCGCTTCGTTACCGGATTTTCTATGAAGAAATGCAAGCACGCCCCACAATGGAAATGGCTATGCGGAAACGGGACTTTGACGAATATGATAACTTTGCTGACCACTTATTAGTATTTGATAGTGAATTAGGGCGGGGTCCTGAAGCGGTCGTTGGGACTTACCGTCTAATTCGCCGGAGTGCTGCAAAATCATGCGGAGGCTTCTATTCGGCAAGTGAATACGACATCAACGTCTTAACTAGATTGCCCGACGAGATACTTGAGCTGGGCAGGTCTTGTGTCAATGCAGATTATCGCGACAGGCGGGTAATCAATCTTTTGTGGGAAGGGATAACGGCTTACTGTGTTGCCCATAATATCCGATTTTTGTTCGGGTGTGGAAGTATTCCTGGTTGTGACCCGACTACTCTTAAAATTCCACTGTCGTATCTTTATCACTATCATCTGGCACCCGAAGAAATACGACCGCGCGCCCTACCTCAGCGGCACATAGAGATGAACCAGAGTCTGATCGGAGAAATTGACCAAAAGACAGGCCTCAAATCGGTGCCACCGCTGATCAAAGGTTACCTCAGGATAGGGGGATTTGTGGGTGATGGGGCAGTTATTGACGAGCAATTTCAGACAACGGATGTTTGTATTGTCGTTCAGACCAAACTTATAAAAGAGAAATATGCTCGATATTTCGAACGTCGTGGCTCTAATTTTCAGGCGATATAG